In Rhizobium sp. WSM4643, the following are encoded in one genomic region:
- a CDS encoding GIY-YIG nuclease family protein — protein sequence MAGYVYIVTNQKNGTLYIGVTSDLERRIYEHREGLTPGFAWKYGCTRLVWYEEHWDIGSAIQREKSLKRWYRQWKIDLVEAMNPEWNDLYLILW from the coding sequence ATGGCCGGATATGTTTACATCGTGACCAACCAGAAGAATGGGACGCTCTATATTGGCGTGACATCCGATCTGGAGCGCCGCATCTACGAGCATCGCGAAGGGCTAACGCCGGGCTTTGCCTGGAAATACGGATGCACACGTCTCGTCTGGTACGAGGAACACTGGGACATCGGCAGTGCGATCCAACGCGAGAAATCCTTGAAGCGATGGTATCGGCAATGGAAAATCGATCTAGTCGAGGCCATGAATCCCGAGTGGAACGATCTCTATCTTATACTGTGGTGA
- the glyS gene encoding glycine--tRNA ligase subunit beta, with translation MPNLLLELRSEEIPARMQRKAAGDLKKLVTDALVEAGLSYEGAREYWTPRRLALDIHGLTARSADVREERKGPRTDANEKAIEGFLRGAGLSSVSEAQVVSDPKKGDFYVAVISKPGRATEEIVTDVMPGIIRDFPWPKSMRWGKASSKPGALRWVRPLQSIVCTFGPEHEETTIIPFEIDGITASNITYGHRFHAPEAITVRRFDDYAANLEKAKVILDAERRKDIILHDARDIAFANGLELVEDEGLLEEVSGLVEWPQVLMGSFEEDYLSIPSEIIRLTIKTNQKCFVTRASGSETLSNKFILVSNIQASDSGKEIVHGNGKVVRARLSDALHFWKRDQGNLPDLEMLSASAAKFGLDINKPLDQRMAKLDALDVTFHAKLGTQGARVARIRALAKQLADITGADAALTDRAAVLAKADLRTEAVGEFPELQGLMGRKYAVLQGEDASVAAAIEDHYKPQGPSDRVPEDRVAITIALADKLDTLIGFWAIDEKPTGSKDPFALRRAALGVVRILLERRIRLPLLATTRDDDLLSFFHDRLKVYLRDQGARHDLIDAVLTSDADDLLMVARRVEALTAFITSEDGKNLLAGTKRATQLLAAEEKKGTVIADGVSQALLSLDAEKELFVAISSASKDASEAVAREDFRSAMEALSKLRGPVDRFFEDVLVNDEDAAIRANRLALLRLIREATGTVADFSKISG, from the coding sequence ATGCCAAACCTTCTTCTCGAACTCCGCTCCGAAGAGATTCCGGCCCGCATGCAGCGCAAGGCTGCCGGCGACCTGAAGAAGCTCGTCACCGATGCGCTTGTCGAAGCGGGCCTGTCCTACGAGGGCGCGCGCGAATATTGGACGCCGCGGCGGCTTGCGCTCGACATCCATGGCCTGACGGCCCGCTCCGCCGATGTGCGCGAGGAACGCAAGGGACCGCGGACCGACGCCAACGAAAAGGCGATCGAAGGCTTTTTGCGCGGCGCCGGCCTTTCCTCGGTCTCCGAGGCGCAGGTGGTGAGCGATCCGAAGAAGGGCGATTTCTACGTCGCGGTCATCTCCAAGCCCGGCCGTGCGACCGAAGAGATCGTCACCGATGTGATGCCCGGCATCATCCGCGATTTTCCCTGGCCGAAGTCGATGCGCTGGGGCAAGGCCTCGTCGAAGCCCGGTGCGCTGCGCTGGGTGCGGCCGCTGCAGTCGATCGTCTGCACCTTCGGCCCGGAGCATGAAGAGACCACCATCATCCCCTTCGAGATCGACGGCATCACTGCCTCCAACATCACCTACGGCCACCGTTTTCACGCGCCCGAGGCGATCACGGTGCGACGCTTCGACGATTATGCGGCGAACCTGGAAAAGGCGAAGGTTATCCTCGATGCCGAGCGGCGCAAGGACATCATCCTGCACGACGCCCGCGATATCGCCTTTGCCAACGGGCTTGAGCTGGTGGAAGACGAAGGCCTGCTGGAGGAAGTCTCCGGCCTCGTCGAATGGCCGCAGGTGCTGATGGGCAGTTTCGAGGAGGATTACCTCTCGATCCCCTCCGAAATTATCCGGCTGACGATCAAGACCAACCAAAAGTGTTTCGTGACGCGCGCGAGCGGCAGCGAGACGCTGTCGAACAAGTTCATCCTCGTCTCCAACATCCAGGCGAGCGACAGCGGCAAGGAAATCGTCCACGGCAACGGCAAGGTGGTGCGGGCAAGGCTTTCCGATGCGCTGCATTTCTGGAAGCGCGACCAGGGCAATCTGCCGGATCTTGAGATGCTCTCCGCTTCAGCGGCAAAGTTCGGCCTCGACATCAACAAGCCGCTCGACCAGCGCATGGCCAAGCTCGATGCGCTCGATGTGACCTTCCATGCCAAGCTCGGCACGCAGGGCGCACGCGTCGCCCGCATCCGAGCCCTGGCCAAGCAATTGGCTGATATCACCGGCGCCGATGCGGCTCTCACCGATCGCGCCGCCGTGCTTGCAAAGGCCGATCTGCGCACCGAAGCGGTTGGCGAATTCCCGGAACTGCAGGGCTTGATGGGCCGCAAATATGCGGTGCTGCAGGGTGAGGATGCCTCCGTTGCCGCAGCGATCGAGGATCACTACAAGCCGCAGGGTCCGTCGGACCGCGTGCCGGAGGACAGAGTGGCGATCACGATCGCCCTTGCCGACAAGCTCGATACGCTGATCGGCTTCTGGGCGATCGATGAAAAGCCGACGGGGTCGAAGGATCCATTCGCACTGAGGCGTGCCGCACTCGGCGTCGTCAGAATCCTGCTGGAGCGAAGGATCCGCCTGCCGCTGCTGGCAACAACAAGGGATGACGACCTGCTCTCCTTCTTCCATGACCGCCTCAAGGTCTATCTGCGCGACCAGGGCGCTCGCCACGATCTGATCGACGCCGTGCTGACTTCAGATGCCGACGACCTGCTGATGGTGGCGCGCCGCGTCGAAGCGCTGACGGCCTTCATCACCTCGGAAGACGGCAAGAACCTGCTCGCCGGCACCAAGCGGGCGACGCAGTTGCTTGCCGCCGAGGAAAAGAAGGGCACGGTGATCGCCGATGGCGTGTCGCAGGCGCTTCTGTCGCTCGATGCCGAAAAGGAGCTCTTCGTCGCCATCTCCAGCGCCTCGAAGGATGCGTCGGAGGCCGTCGCCCGCGAGGATTTCCGCTCGGCGATGGAAGCGCTCTCCAAGCTGCGCGGCCCGGTCGACCGCTTCTTCGAAGACGTGCTCGTCAACGACGAGGACGCCGCCATCCGCGCCAACCGTCTCGCCCTGCTGCGGCTGATCCGCGAGGCGACGGGAACGGTTGCGGATTTCTCGAAGATTTCGGGGTGA